Proteins from a genomic interval of Thermoplasmata archaeon:
- a CDS encoding DNA-directed RNA polymerase subunit P has product MYRCARCKEPLKPDSITLQCEKCGCRMFYKDRPNVKKVIKAR; this is encoded by the coding sequence ATGTATAGGTGTGCCAGATGCAAGGAGCCACTCAAACCCGATTCAATCACCCTCCAGTGTGAAAAATGCGGCTGCAGGATGTTCTACAAGGACAGACCAAATGTGAAGAAAGTGATTAAGGCGAGGTAA